A window of Melopsittacus undulatus isolate bMelUnd1 chromosome 2, bMelUnd1.mat.Z, whole genome shotgun sequence contains these coding sequences:
- the CHST7 gene encoding carbohydrate sulfotransferase 7 — protein sequence MKGRRRWRGEHRRFAAVLVLYTLVLLLLVPYALDYGARRGRTDEEPLLRRCPSLEEALSEWGWEQQQPPLDEEEDEEGDEAAGNGSAAGKRHIYLHATWRTGSSFLGELFNQHPDVFYLYEPMWHLWQALYPGDALSLQGALRDMLRALFRCDFSVLHLYAAPPGPRDPLAPAPPAADNLTTTSIFGWRTNKVICSPPLCSGAPRARGEIGLVDGAACEETCPPRALRELEAECRKYPVVVIKDVRLLQLGALLPLLREPGLNLRVVQLFRDPRAVHNSRLKARQALLRESIQVLRSRHRAEPRGTLRHPQQQLPGMLGGGRAPQHRAEFFLGGALEVICQAWLRDLLLARRAPAWLRRRYTQLRYEDLVREPRAQLRRLLRFAGLTVPPALEDFVLNMTRGAAYSSDRPFLISARDAREAIHAWRERLSRQQVRQVEAACGEAMSLLAYPLSAGDAR from the coding sequence ATGAAGGGCCGCCGGCGGTGGCGGGGCGAGCACCGCCGTTTCGCCGCCGTGTTGGTGCTATACACGCTGGTGCTGCTCCTGTTGGTACCCTACGCATTGGACTACGGGGCCCGGCGCGGGCGGACGGACGAGGAGCCGCTACTGCGGCGCTGCCCCAGCCTGGAAGAGGCGCTGAGCgagtggggctgggagcagcagcagccgccgcTGGACGAGGAGGAGGACGAGGAGGGGGATGAGGCGGCGGGTAACGGCAGCGCGGCGGGGAAGCGGCACATATACCTGCACGCCACTTGGCGCACGGGGTCCTCCTTCCTCGGGGAGCTCTTCAACCAGCACCCCGACGTCTTCTACCTCTACGAGCCCATGTGGCACCTGTGGCAGGCCCTGTACCCGGGGGACGCGCTGAGCCTGCAGGGCGCCCTCCGCGACATGCTGCGCGCCCTCTTCCGATGCGACTTCTCCGTCCTGCACCTCTACGCCGCGCCGCCCGGCCCCCGCGACCCGctggccccggccccgcccgccgccgaCAACCTCACCACGACCAGCATCTTCGGCTGGAGGACCAACAAGGTGATCTGCTCACCGCCGCTCTGCTCCGGAGCGCCGCGGGCCCGCGGAGAGATCGGCCTCGTCGACGGCGCCGCCTGCGAGGAGACGTGCCCGCCGCGGGCGTTGCGGGAGCTGGAGGCCGAGTGCCGCAAGTACCCAGTGGTGGTCATTAAGGACGTCCGGCTGCTGCAGCTCGGCGCCTTGCTGCCGCTGCTGCGGGAGCCCGGCCTCAACCTGCGCGTGGTGCAGCTCTTCCGCGACCCCCGCGCCGTCCACAACTCCCGCCTCAAGGCCCGGCAGGCGCTGCTGCGGGAGAGCATCCAGGTGCTGCGCAGCCGGCACCGCGCCGAGCCGCGGGGGACGCTCCgccacccccagcagcagctgcccgGCATGCTGGGCGGCGGGCGGGCCCCGCAGCACCGCGCCGAGTTCTTCCTCGGCGGCGCCCTGGAGGTGATCTGCCAGGCCTGGCTCCGCGACCTCCTCCTGGCCCGCCGCGCCCCGGCCTGGCTCCGCCGCCGCTACACGCAGCTACGCTACGAGGACCTGGTGCGGGAGCCCCGCGCCCAGCTGCGCCGCCTGCTCCGCTTCGCCGGACTGACCGTACCGCCCGCGCTGGAGGACTTCGTGCTCAACATGACCCGCGGCGCCGCCTACTCCTCGGACCGGCCCTTCCTCATCTCCGCCCGCGACGCGCGGGAGGCCATCCACGCCTGGAGGGAGCGCCTCAGCCGGCAGCAGGTGCGGCAGGTGGAGGCCGCCTGCGGCGAGGCCATGAGCCTCCTCGCTTATCCCCTCAGCGCCGGCGACGCCCGGTAG